The genome window TGCGCGGGATCACGCCGACCTGCGAAAGGATCGGGCGAACGGTCTTGAGGTCGCGGCCGTCGATGCGCTTGCCGGTCTTGAGAATGCTCGTGCGAACGACGTGCTTCTCGATTTCCTTGAAGGCCTCGGCGACCTTGTTCTTTTCGCCAGCGGTCGATTCCGCGGAGACGAATTCGGCTATGGCCTTGGCCTTCGCCTCGGCGACCTTGGTCTGCCGCTCCTGCTTGCCCGCGATCTGGAAGGCCTTCTTGAGGTCCTTCTCGACGAGCTTCTTCACCTTGGATTCAAACTCGTTCTTCGCGTCAGGGATCGTCCACGGCTCTTTCGCGGCCTGTTCGGCGAGGCCGATGATGGCATCGATGACCGGCTTATAGCCCTGCTGGCCGAAGACGACCGCGCCGAGCATGATATCTTCCGACAGCTCTTTCGCTTCGGATTCCACCATCAACACGGCGTCGACCGTACCAGCAACGACGAGGTCGAGGTCGCTCGCCTTGATCTGGTCGGAGGTCGGGTTGAGAATGTATTCGCCCTTCGAGTAGCCGACGCGGGAAGCGGCGATCGGCCCGAGGAAGGGGAGGCCGGAAATCGTCAGCGCGGCCGAAGCGGCGACCATGGCGACGATATCGGGATCGTTCTCCATGTCGTGGCTGAGCACGGTCACGATGACCTGCGTCTCGTTCTTGAAGCCGTGCGCGAAAAGCGGACGGATCGGGCGGTCGATGAGGCGGGAGACGAGCGTCTCGCGTTCGGTCGGGCGGCCTTCGCGTTTGAAATAGCCGCCGGGGATCTTGCCGGCCGCGTAGGCCTTTTCCTGGTAATTCACCGTGAGGGGGAAGAAGTCTTTCGACGGGTCCGCGTCACGTTCGCCGACCACGGTTGCGAGCACACTCGTCTCGCCATAATGCGCGAGCACCGCGCCATCTGCCTGCCGTGCAATCCGGCCCGTTTCGAGCGTCAGCTTGCGACCGCCCCATTCCACTTCTTCGCGGAAGATATCGAACATCTTTATTCTTTTCCAACAGCTCAAGCCGGAGGCCCTTCCCCCGGCTCATATCATGTGCGTCATTTGCTTGTGCGCGAGGCCACACTTACCGCAGTTTGCGCGCGGCTCCTAGCGGAGAAATGTGCACCGCTTCCGGTTGTGCGGGGCTTTCGGCTATCACGGAGCCTTTGTCGAGCGCGCGACAGCATACAAAAATGCCGGGGCGGCGGGCCGCTCCGGCATTGAAATTCAGCAATAGGCGAAGGCTGTTTAACGGCGGATGCCGAGACGGCCGATGATTTCGCGATAGCGCGCGTCGTCCTTGCCCTTCACATAGTCGAGCAACCGGCGGCGCTGGCTGACGAGCTTCAGAAGCCCGCGGCGCGAGTGGTTGTCCTTCTTGTGGGTCTTGAAGTGCTCGGTGAGGTTCGAAATCCGCTCGGAAAGAACGGCGATCTGCACTTCCGGTGAACCGGTGTCGCCCGGCTTCGTGGCGTATTCGATGATCAGCGCGGCCTTGCGCTCTGCGGTAATCGACATCGGTTATCTCCGTTGTTTTTGTGTGCCTGAAAAGGCTTATGCGGGGATGTTGAAAACCCGGATCGGATGCATTTCGCCGCGTTCCACCTCGCCAATGGCGATGAGAACCCCGCGCGAGGTCGCAAAGATCGGGCCTTTCAGGATTGGTGCCGTCGCCCCTCTGATGAGGATGGACTGCCCCCGCTTCAGCCTGGCCGCATCGTCTCCGTTCACGGCGAGCGCCGGGATGCCGTCCAGCGCCGTCTCGACAGGAGCGATCGTGCCCATGAGAGCACCGAAGCCGTCGGCACTATTGCTCAGGTTTTCGAGCGTTTCCAGCGAAATCGCATTCTCTTCATGGAAAGGGCCGACGCTCGTGCGCCGGAGCGCCGCGATATGCCCGAAGCATCCGAGCGTACGGCCGAGATCGCGCGCGATGGAGCGCACATAAGTGCCCTTGCCGCAGTCGCAGAACAGGCGCGTCAGATCGGGCGAAATCGTCTCCTCGATCTCAAGCTCGTAGACGGAAATCTGCCGTGGCTGAAGTTCCACCACTTCGCCGTCGCGGGCGAGGTCGTACGCGCGCTCGCCGTCGACCTTGATCGCGGAATAGCAGGGCGGCGTCTGCATGATGTCGCCGATGAACTGCGGCAGCGCAGCCTGCACCTGTTCCGCAGTTGGGCGCGCGTCGCTCGTGCGGACGGGCTTGCCTTCCGCGTCGTCGGTGTCGGTCTCGATGCCCCAGCGGATGGTGAAGTCGTAGGACTTCTCGCAATCGACCACATGCGCGACCGTCTTCGTCGCCTCGCCGAACGCGATGGGCAGTACGCCGGTCGCCAGCGGATCGAGCGTGCCGGCATGGCCCACCTTCCGCGGGTGGAACAGGCGTTTCAGGCGCGACAGCGCCTGATTCGACGTCAGCCCTTGCGGCTTGTCGAGAATGAGCCAGCCGTTAATCTCGTTGCCCTTGTTGCGGCGCGCCATCGCTTTTCGCTTCTCTTGAAATTCTATTTGAGATCGCGGGCGACGTCAGGGGAGCGCAGCAGTTCGTCGATGCGTTCCGCCGCATCGAGTGCGTGATCGGCCCGAAATACAAGCTCCGGGACATATTTCAACTCGATGCGCCTTGCAAGCTCGCCACGCAAAAAACGCGCATGACGGTTGAGCGCCTTGGCGATGACATCGCCCGGCTTGCCGCCGAGCGCACTTGCAAACACGGTGGCGTGCTTGAGGTCGGGGCTGACGCGCACCTCGGCGACCGTGATGAGCTGGCCCTTAAGCTCGTCGTCCTCGATGTCTTCCAACCTGAAAATTTCGGCCAGCGCATGGCGCAGCAGTTCGCCCGCGCGGAGCTGGCGCTGCGACGGGCCTTTTGAATCGTGTGTCGGTTTCATGGCAGGAAAGTACGCGATTTTCGCCGTGAAACAAGCGGGTGCGGGTGCGGCTTTCCACCGATCGTCCGGCGCTGACCGCGATCAGCTCTTCGCGGTTTCAGGTTCGGCGATGATTCCGCCGACGACCGGCCCGCTTGCGCCCGTCGTTTTCGGGAAGCTCGCGGGCAGGCCCTTCAGGCGGCGCACGGCGAGGAAGGCGAAAGCCTGCGCCTCCATGAAGTTCGTGCTGAACCCGGCCTCATCGGCGGTCTGGATGAGAGGTGCGGGGTCGCCGGCGCCGAGCACCCGTTGCAGGCCCGCCATGATGTAGGGGTTATGCGCGCCGCCGCCGCAGATGATCCATGTCTTCGCGCGCTCGGGCAGAAAATGCCGTGAGGCGGCGATGCAGGCGACGGTGAAGGCCGTGAGCGTGGCCGCGCCATCGGCGGGCGACAGCCCCTCAACCTCCTTGAGCTTGAAGGAAAGGCGGTCGAGCGATTTCGGCACCGGCTGCGTGAGAAACGGATCGTGCAGCAGCTTCTGCAGCACGTCGCCATTGACCTTGCCGGACAGCGCGAGCTTTGCGTCCTCGTCGTAGGGCTTGCCCGTATGACGCAGCGTCCAGTCGTCGATGAGGCAGTTTCCCGGCCCCGCGTCGAAGGCAACTATGTTTTCTCCGCCGCCTTCGGGAATGTAGCTGATGTTGGATATGCCGCCGATGTTCACGAAGACGGCGGGAAGCGCCAGCCCGGCCCGGAGCGCGAGCGCGCGGTGATAAATCGGCGCAAAGGGCGCGCCCTGGCCGCCCTCTTCCATGTCCGCCGCGCGGAAATCGTAAACCACCGGAACGCCGAGCGATTCCGCGATCCCGCGGCCATCGCCGATCTGGACCGTCAGCCCCTTCTCCGGCTTGTGCACGACGGTCTGGCCATGGAAGCCGATGACATCGATCTCGCTCAAGTTCAGGCCGCG of Rhodomicrobium vannielii ATCC 17100 contains these proteins:
- the rpsO gene encoding 30S ribosomal protein S15; translation: MSITAERKAALIIEYATKPGDTGSPEVQIAVLSERISNLTEHFKTHKKDNHSRRGLLKLVSQRRRLLDYVKGKDDARYREIIGRLGIRR
- the truB gene encoding tRNA pseudouridine(55) synthase TruB is translated as MARRNKGNEINGWLILDKPQGLTSNQALSRLKRLFHPRKVGHAGTLDPLATGVLPIAFGEATKTVAHVVDCEKSYDFTIRWGIETDTDDAEGKPVRTSDARPTAEQVQAALPQFIGDIMQTPPCYSAIKVDGERAYDLARDGEVVELQPRQISVYELEIEETISPDLTRLFCDCGKGTYVRSIARDLGRTLGCFGHIAALRRTSVGPFHEENAISLETLENLSNSADGFGALMGTIAPVETALDGIPALAVNGDDAARLKRGQSILIRGATAPILKGPIFATSRGVLIAIGEVERGEMHPIRVFNIPA
- the rbfA gene encoding 30S ribosome-binding factor RbfA; amino-acid sequence: MKPTHDSKGPSQRQLRAGELLRHALAEIFRLEDIEDDELKGQLITVAEVRVSPDLKHATVFASALGGKPGDVIAKALNRHARFLRGELARRIELKYVPELVFRADHALDAAERIDELLRSPDVARDLK
- a CDS encoding anhydro-N-acetylmuramic acid kinase produces the protein MSGTSLDGVDVALIETDGETIEAFGPGNDFSYDTVEGQLLREALASAVGIANRADRSGVLTVAETMVTQKHIACVKAFASIRGLNLSEIDVIGFHGQTVVHKPEKGLTVQIGDGRGIAESLGVPVVYDFRAADMEEGGQGAPFAPIYHRALALRAGLALPAVFVNIGGISNISYIPEGGGENIVAFDAGPGNCLIDDWTLRHTGKPYDEDAKLALSGKVNGDVLQKLLHDPFLTQPVPKSLDRLSFKLKEVEGLSPADGAATLTAFTVACIAASRHFLPERAKTWIICGGGAHNPYIMAGLQRVLGAGDPAPLIQTADEAGFSTNFMEAQAFAFLAVRRLKGLPASFPKTTGASGPVVGGIIAEPETAKS